Within the Dryobates pubescens isolate bDryPub1 chromosome 2, bDryPub1.pri, whole genome shotgun sequence genome, the region TCTCTGGAATTTGTGGAACACAATAATTGAAAGGTTTAAGTAGGGGAAAAGATTTAGCTGAGCTTAGTGTTTCTAGGATGTCAGTTCTTTGGTTATGCTTCTGCTTTTAATCTTGTTTCTCTGCTTTGgggggagcaggaagggaaggaaggatcaGCTGCTCATATAGCCAAgcctgggaaggagctgtgctggagctccgTTTTCCCCAAAAGCGTGATTAGTAGAGTTCAGATGACTTAGCTAAGGTGTTCCCTACCATGAGGAGGAAATCTCAGGTTCCCTGTGATAACATCATCCCTTCTTTCCAGCTTCATCTCTCACATTGAAATATGGAtgctgttgtttggggtttttttggttgtgtttttgttgtttcgtttttggttttgtttggtttttaatgaaAAGATAAATAAGGATATGAGCTGATAGTACAGTCCTTTTGCACAGGAGATTCTCTTTGGAAAGACAGCGTCTGCCAGCACGAGTTGCTCTGATGCTTACAGTAGAGAAAAACGTGTGTGGTATGTGTCTGGTATGACGGGGAAAACAGGGGAGAGTGGATGAGCTCTGCTAAGAGCTCCCTGCTCTTAATCCTGGGCCACGTAAGGAGCATTCTAAAGCAGTTTATCTTCATATGTCGTCTTGTATATAAGAAACAACACTAAACCCACCAAAACTAATTTCATATGTAGCTTTTTCCACAGCCTTCAGATCAAAGTTATTTTCTTCAGGCTGGACTAAATTATACGCAGGTCCCAGGAGTGAAGGACACTGAATTAATGCACTCTGCCACCCAGTCCTGGCTATAGAATATTTTTGTCGAACTGTGAGACATAACATCTCTTTTACTATTTCATTAAAAATTAATGTGCAGATTTCCAAAAAGCGAAATGCATAAATAACATAAACAAATTCTGCGAAAGCTTTGTATGCTGTGGAGTCATCttaggaaggattttttttttccttgagtaTCAGATTACTTCTATATATACATTTAATCAGTATTTGTTCTCATTTAGCTAATTAGCAGAGGTACTCTAATCTCAGTAAAGCAACTGTTCACACCTCCCCTATATTGGTAGGTTTTGAAATAAgcactttaaaaagaaagcagtATTCCTGGTTGTAGTCTGGAGCATTGTGTTATTGGACCATGTAAATTTGCCTTTTCACACTTTTTAGTTGAATGTGATGGGTCAAACCTGACTACAGTTACTTGAAACTTACTGATCTTTGTGTTCATATTTGTTAGGCAAATAGGGCTGGTTAGATATACCTCTGGAATTAACCTTCTCTTGCAACACATAAAGCTAtgaaatacatacatacatatatatataaaagagcCTTATGActgaaaatacatatatatataaaaggtagaatggagtggaatttatacacactgctgctgctgttaattGGAGGGAAATGTATTTTCAATAACTTGCTGTGTAACTTGATCTTGAGTTTTAGAGCAAGGGTACTTTCTAACATTTTGGAAAATGTAAAAAGTGATGCACTTAAATCTCTATTTATTGTGCACCCACTTTGTTCAAATAAAATATGTCCCTTTATGGCAGTTTTAACCCCATTTATCCTCATGCACAAGTGCTCACCTGTTATTTACTCACATAAGAGAAGGTCGATACTGCAGAACAAGGGAAGTGCTCTGTTGTGACATAAAACATACATATTCATTAGCTCTGCTGTCCCTATGGACACATGTGGTATGTCCTCATGATCTTCATTTGGCAAAAAGAAGTAGTCTTATGAAGGAAATTGTCTTAATGGATTTAAGATTcacaaaataaatgttttaaaaatactttatgTACAGTGAGGAACCAAGGCTGTAATTCTAagtcagaatgaaaaaaaaattcctctaAGAGGAAACAATGTACTGAATCATGATTAGgaacagaaatggaaaaaattACATAATCCAATGTTTGAAAATTATTATTGtcaggtgttgtttttttcccctggaagaGGTTGCATTAGGATCTGAATGTTCTGTATGAAGTTCCTTAGTGCTGAAAATTCATTCCTTCTGCCTCTAACTTAGTGAAAAACAAGTCCAGGGTTCTGTGTTTCACCTGCTGCAGTTGATTTCATGAGGAACATGATGAAGCAGTTGAGtgtattttatttcctcttcttttaAGGATTTGTGTTATGCTCTTCCAAGGTAAATGTGTCTTAAACTCCACTTCTGGAAGAGGAATGAAGGAAAAGCCTACTTCTGCTCTTTTGTTGCTTAAAAAGAGAGTATTCATTTTGCTGCACTTCTAAAACATTTTGTGGAATTTATTGTAGGTTTGAAGTAAGCATTTCAATAGGAGCATGATCATGCTTCAGGTCTAAACTGGTCCGCATTTGCAATGTGCATAAACACTTGTTCCAAGTGGCCAAACTCCATATTCATTTATGATTATATTTTACCATGTGAATATTTTAATTCTCAGAATCACTACTGTTATTCTGCTGTTCTGTTATTCTGCCTAGCTAGTAGTTGGGACTTTTCTGCAAAAGCTTTGTATGCTGTGGAGCAGTGCAGGCATAAATGGCACATTATTTGGTATATTAATTCTTTTAAAAAGACTTTGTAGCTAGAAGCATGTGTTCAGTGCACCACaaaaaagttgtttttttctatAAAAGTTATGCTTACTTTTGTTTACATTTGCTCTTATTTTCAACATTCTCTAAGAAATTATCATGTTTGTTTGGCATAGACAAAATATGGTAGGTCCTTTATAGAAACAGCTTAAAAACGTAAAGCATTGGGAAAAGGAAGCACCATAATAAGTTAAAAGAGAACTCATTGCAGTTATTGTCTTCATTGGTATTTTTTTCTAGCTGGTTTAAAAAAGTATTATAAGCAGTTGAGTACAGTGAGGGCAGACCCATATAGTAAAATATCTTAAAGATAAACTACAACAAATCATAAATATGACCAGTTTTATATATAGCAGGGTTCTGGCACATGCATGCATAAATGGTTTTATTTGGGGTATGCAATGATAATGCATCAATGTGATCATGCTGCAAGGGTGGAGCCCTGAACTGAGAATGTTTTTTAGCTTAAGGACCACTGCCACAGAGAAACCAATACCACCAAGGTGGGCAGCAGAAGCCTGTGAGGTCCCATGCATGGAATGCCTAAGTGAGTTCCTATCATTTGTCAGCTGCTGTTTGGTTGGCCTACAGATCCAACCTGCTTCTGCTTCAAAAATATGAAAGTGTCATCTCTGGACTTAATTTGCTTTTGCTTGCTTGACTGCTGTTCCtccttatttttgtttcttaaggCCTTTGAAACTGATGGATCTACTAAAGGCTGTTTAGCAAGAAACATCTTAGTGACTGTCAAAGGCACTGTTTCATGTaagtggcagggaggggggctTGGAAGGAGAGAACTTAATTACTGTAAATATATTGCCATTTGCTGTTGTGAGGTGTGAAAGTGTTATTTAAAAGGAATAATCATTTGATAGTATTTAAGTTAGATAATTGGGATGTATTCCACAGCTGAAATTTCATTCTTAGCTGGTCCAGGCTCTCCTAAAATATGTTTAATTTTTCTTGTTGATTTTATCTTTAAGTGATGTTGACATATATGCAATCCTCAGTATTACTTGCAGTtcaaatgttttgttttaaagattgAAATGTTTCCATTCTCCTTGATAGATGGGAATCATATGGTAAATAGCCTGACAATAGCTTGCCCCTATTAATGCACATGGCATTCATAGGGTATATATATAATAAAAGGAAGAACAGATCGCTACCAATAAAGTGCTGAGAGCACTTTCCAGGTCTGTTTTCTTGAGTTTGTGGCTGCCACTTACTGAAAAAAACTTCCAAATCTGGGCCCATACAACTGGGGTGTTCGGTTCGAGGTTCATCCTCCCACCAAGTCCTTTGACGTCAAAGGAGTTCCTCATGGACTGGAGCAGAGGTCTTCACAGAGTAATTAGAAAATAAATgtggaaataattttctttccttttttttctttttccctgcaaAACATAATTAGCTCAATCCACTCTTCAAAATCCCTCCTGTTTCCAATTAAGGGAGATCAGTTGCACTATCTTCAAACGGCTGAAATTATGCTTATTAATAAAAATTGGAGTGTTAAAGAAATGTTTTATCttgaattaatttttattattatggGACATATAACAGTATACATTCTTACAAAGTATTATCAGATTTAGCACAAACCCACGAAGTCGTGTGTCCTACATCTCAAACAGCGGTTACGCTCTGACTCTTTTACTCAGCTCTGTCCCATGCTTCAGAAAGATTTTAAAATATGGATGTAGGGCCTGATCCTCAAGGTACTAGCACCTTCAGCTTTCACTGAAGTATGAGGAATCCTGACATGCTTTCAGCAAAGTGTCTGTTGGTAGCTGTTTTGGCAGAACTGATCTTTGCATGTCCCCAAGAAGCAGTCCCTTGGCTAAAATCATTATGATCCATTGTGTAAATACTCAGTTATCTTGTGTAATTGGAGACAGGGCTGGGAGTAGCAGttcactgagcagggacagcttttGGAGTCTTTGACTAAACGTATATTCAATTCAAAGCTAAGAATTTCACATCCACTCGAAGTCTAGAGGGAAGAGGATTTGTGGTACTCAGAGCTGTGGTTTTGGAGTTGTTGCCTCCCAGGCAACAATGTGCTCCTACAAGTTTGTTCTGGACCCATACCAGACCTATCTTATTTACTTGTTTGCCCCTGGTACAGTCTACCCCTTTTCAACAGTGCATTAAGCAGTTGCTCAAATCGCATTTGCCCACATGCCTAAAGTTAAGAACCTACTGGAGTTACTGATTTTTACAAAGAAACCTCTAGACCTGTGCTAGATAGGACCTAGGGCATTGCAGGGATGAACAGAACAGAGAGACCACAatagaaaaattattttcttttgcctGAAGTATGTTGAAGGAACCTTTGGTGGGCCCTGATCCAAACTGAAGTTTTGGTAGCTGCTTGGGAAGGGTGGTGTGCTGCCCTCTTTCTTGTTCCTTTGTGTTATTTAGCTTTTGTTCCCCAGCATCTCTGGAAGATCAGTGCAACCTCTGCCAATATGTTCAGAAAACCTtgattattttattaaaaatttGAATAGATGAGATGCTTACTAAAGTCCCAGCACCTTTTATCTTAAAGTAGATCATTGCTAACTAAGTTCATTAGTTGGAAAGTGAGTTATCATCATTTGGACTTGTCTGCAAAACACTGTAAATCCTTTGTTATGTTTTTGCCTAGCTAGTAGTCTGGACTTTTCCATGTCTGTCTTCAAAAGAAATCCTTTCATTTAAATTAGAAGGAAAGGctagttatttatttttatcttctgtAACAGATATAATCCTGTCAGGGACAGAGCAACTTGACCTGCCACAAAGGGCGGCAGTGGAGGAGGGTTCTTTGTATGCAGAAACTCATTTGAGCTCCAAGCAGGATCAGGCCCCACTGGACATCTAGGATCTTTAGAATATTGCTTGTTCCTTTTTGCATCCAGATTgcaatgttatttttttcctaactctgtcattctttccttttttgttttacttattTTAATTCATAAATCTGAATATCTAAGTAGATTTCTACCATATAGAATTATTGTATGTGAAACTGATAAAGTATTATGTATTCGATTTTGCATTTTCAAGCTAAGTGTGCCaaattagaaaaggaaaaatatggtCAAAGACTTGGTTCAAAGTAATTGAATAATGAAATTGTTTAATATAATTACTTTAAATGCAAGTCAGATAGATCCAAGTGAAAGAATTGTGGAGTAGGGATGTATAGCAAGGCTGTCAGGACAAGGGAAAATAAATTCTGTTAAAAAAGCCTACACTGCCTTTCCTATAAAATGTATTAAATCTATCTTAAAAGCAATTCTCTGATAAGTGCATACCTGTACTTAAAGAGCAGAAtgctttccttttgccttttatAGCCCATAGAAGCACAGTTTACACAGTTCAGAAATGTCGATAGCTCAGAGAATTCCAAAGTTAGCaacgatttttttttttttaaatacattcaGCTTTGTGTTACTGCTGGATTTTCAGAAAGTTACAAGGAAATACACTATTGCCAGGACTGTGATTTATGTCAGAGTTAAAACTATCCTAAAAAGATGAAAAATCCAACCACTAAATATTTCCTTATTTACCTGGCTTTAGGTGTTTATATCAGCATTTGGGTCCCTAACAAAAGAAATGCAGGAAGGTGTGTCAACTCAAGCCAAAAGCAactaataaaaagcaatttaaaatacGAAGAGGAAGTGGCTGCAAACATTAAGCaatggggggagagggaggggtggCCTGTCGGGAAGTGTTTgcataattaaaacaaaactacaatatcttcttctttttttttttcccctcctaaaTCAGACATTTGATTTCTGTCAAACAATTATTGAACTATTAACAAACGGAGACAAACCTAGGAAAAGTTTTCTACTTTTTCAGTTAATATAAAATTGAGGAAATGGCTCTTTGTGCTCCTAGTCCAGACCATTCCAGTGGACTCCATGTAAATACAGATTTCTTCTCTGCTTACTAATGCAAAAAATATGCTTATGGTTAACTATTAACCTATGCTTCCAAATAACACTAATGATTGCAATGTGCTGGAATAAATGCTCATGTTTCATGGGATGAGAACAGTCCTGTTCTCTTAAGCTTACCTAATCAAAGCCTAATCCTGCCTTTACAGCCTTTGTTAAATGCATTGGTATTTAATATGCATCGATAAATAAACTTTCAATTATTGTGCAGTGAGCATATCCAAAGATAGCATGACAATGTGAAACTACTGGTCTATCCAGCAATTACTCCAAATAAAGAATGCTAATGATGtgatttcccctctcctcttaaAATGGATAATTCTGATTTTCTGACATTCTTTTGCAGCCTCAtaataaggaaaataaattaatctaGACAAATGAAATtcaaataattgaatttttacACTATCTAGATATATCTCCGCACTGTGACTAGAAATagaattattttaaaagcacatgATCCATTTTAAATAATAAAGACCAACTGATGaaatttttaaagtatttgtgAAAGATATTTTGAAAAGCTTGCTAAGTGGGTAGTGTATGATATATGTTGTTGTGCTCTGACCTGGTGTATTCCTTTATCTTTTTTAATTGAATAGTCTTCCTCTTACAAGCCATGGAAGACAATGTGCCAAAAGCATGTTCATTAACTACAGTACAATACCAGCCCAGCCAGAGTCTTTGCTGCATCCATGCCTGGTTTACCTTCATTTTCAAAAGTTTCACTGATGCTTTAGTGCATTCTTTGCAAAGCGTCTTTCTCAAGGCATTCATTTGTCAGTACCTAGTGAAATATCAATTTCTTAACTATTTTTGCATCTCTCTAACAGAAGCTTGCAGTGTTTGGGTATGTCTGTTGCAGAACATGAataggttttgcttgtttgttttgtttggtcattttttaaaatcaagAGTAGTGAACTCGTGTGTCTGTTAAGTAGTTCTACGTTACAGTAACATTCATATTCTTTCCTTTTAGAAAAACTTGAAGTAAATATAATGACATTAGGAGAATTTAAAATGCCAATTACTTGCAATTGGCTCTTGCTGATTTGCTCTTCAGATTTGTGACTGACATTTAATGAAGTATGATTTCTGAAAAGCTTCTGATAGATTATCATTAAAATTACAGTTggggggttgtggtttttttttcactatgagTATGATTTCTGTAATTTCACCCAATTTCATGATGTATTTACCCCCCACATCAGAAACAATTAGCAAAAAAAATTGCATTAATGCtaaatgaaagaaataaatctgCCAAAAACTCAGTCTCAAAGCTGTGTTTCTCAAAAGCTCTTCTCTGAATGAACTTTTATAGGATAATTGTATAATTGTTAACAGACATTTTTTGCAAGTTGTCAAAGTGTTTGAAAAACGATAAAGAAAGAGAATgcttagaaaaaaaaccccacagtaaTCAATGGTATGGTCACATGGGCTAAGAACTGCAGTACTTGTACTAATACAATATAAGGCTCATTAGAGGTACTTTGCAGTTTTCAGGCTAAATTTAAATTATTTGGTGATTTGCAAATacatgaatgaaaaaaaaataaaaattaagaatCCAAATGCAAATGAGTGCAAGTGCAATAAAATATAATTGCAAATGAATCTGTTGCTTTATTCATTTATTGTGTAATTACTGCAATCCTTCCCACCTTGTTTTCAGTATTTCTTAATCATTAAGTCAGAAGCAtgacagcagtgccagccctggcatGATTCTCTTTGACTAAAACCTTGTAAATTAACACAATTAGCACAGCATCATCCTGCTAATTAACTTCCAGTGTCTGGTGCAGTGGTTTTGCAAACAAGGAAGAGGGAGTCAGAAGGGAATAAACATGCCATTCTGTTACCAAACTGTGTGTTGTGTTAGGTTTAGCTCAGCGAGGCTAAGCTGGCCATGTCAGATGCCAGAGTCAGGCAATGAAGAGCTAAAGGGGTTGGGGAGAAAAACAGGAGGGGGTAGAAGCTGTCAAAATAGACTGCCAGTAATTCAGGGGGGAGCTAGTGCCACAGATGCTTCATTTCGACTAGGCCTCCTCCTTATCAGAGAATCTGTGCCAGAGGGCACAAGACTGTTTGCAAAAATCACTTTTGGTAATGCGAGAGAGATTAAGGAGGTCCATTTGATACAGCTGTGCAAAAATCAGCCATGTCACTACCATGCGTAGGTACGAGTTGGAGAGGGTTATCTTCATGCTTGTAAATTGCTCTTGCAATTGCACGTGGTGGATTACAAGGAGGGGGGACAATGCACATCACATCATTTACAAGATTAATTGCTTTAAAATTAcatgttgtttggggttgtttggttttggtttgggtgggttttttgaaTTGATAGGGTGTTTATTTTATAGCCAGCTGTGGAAGCCACAGAACTTTTAAGGACTTGgtttcatttctttgtttttcttttttttttttcccccctctttttttggttgttgtttttattttatttttttttccacaaccCTCTTTCTTTGTACCCTGGAGGCTGTGAGGcggcaggggtgggggagaagagagagcaaGCAAGGAGACCGACAGACAAGTcatgcttgtttttttttttccagagcctCAACAACAGAACTGAGAGGCAGAAAGGAGCCAGTTGTAATTCATACCGAGTTGTAGGCTTTGTGTGATGAAAGCGACGGAGCGCTGCCTGGGAGATTGCTTTGCTGCACTCCACGAAGCAGATTTGAAACTGTCGTGGACCACTTTAGATGAGAGTTGGATTATGGAATGACCTGCTATGTCTGTGTCATATTGTTCTGCGCAGGGTGCATTATACTGTGCTAACTAGGTGTTCAGTACCAAATAAGAGAGGTGTCCTAGATGTGATCTGTCAGCTGTGTCTCATATTTTTATATTGGTTAAAATATAAAACTGAAACAGTGATGAGAGAGGACAGAGCAGTTGGATGCCTTATATGTGAACAGTAAATCTACTGTCAGAGTATTTAAAATGTATTGAGTCTTATTTAATTACTTTGAGAAATCTGGCATTACCTGTATTTTCTCAAATTAGCAATAACTCCCTATTGAATTGGCAAAAAATGGGGCTCCATTTGTATGTGCCTGCAATAAACCAAGCAGCTTATACTGTTTCATAAGGGCaatgcattttctttccatAAGGATTTGTGGTGTTAAGCACAGTGTTTCAGAGGAGCCAAAGAAGTTCGCAGACAGTACATTTGAGAACTCATTTAAAAGCATCTGAAAAAGGCCAAGCTCACTGTTAACTTCATTTTTTCCTGCTGCCCTAGGCTTGAAGATGCAGTGGACGCCGGAGCATGCCCAGTGGCCAGAACAGCACTTTGATATCACTTCAACCACACGGTCCCCTGCACACAAGGTGGAAGCCTACCGAGGGCACCTGCAGCGCACCTACCAGTATGCCTGGGCCAATGATGACATCTCAGCTCTGACTGCCTCCAATCTTCTGAAAAAGTATGCAGAAAAATATTCTGGTATTTTGGAAGGCCCAGCTGAGCGGCCCATCCTCAGCAATTACTCTGAAGCTCCCTCGGGGCTGGTAAATGGTCGGAAGAATGAAAGTGAGCCCTGGCAGCCATCGCTGAATTCGGAGAGCGTCTATCCCATGAACTGTGTCCCAGATGTTATCACTGCCAGCAAAGCTGGGGTAAGTGCAGCCCTTCCTCCCGCAGATGTCTCGGCCAGCATTGGGAGCTCTCCTGGGGTGGCCAGTAACCTGGCCGAACCCAGTTACTCCAGCAGCACCTGTGGAAGTCACACAGTTCCCAGTCTTCATTCAGGGCTCCCATCTCAGGAATATGCCACAGGATACAATGGCTCATACTTGCATACCAGTTACAGTGGCCAGCCAGCACCTGCACTTCCATCCCCACATCCATCCCCCCTGCATAGTTCGGGACTTTtacagccaccaccaccaccaccagcccttGTCCCTGGCTACAACGGGACCTCTAACCTCTCCAGTTACAGCTACCCTTCTGCCAGTTATCCTCCTCAAACTGCTGTTGGCCCCGGGTACAGTCCTGGGGGTGCCCCACCACCCTCTGCATACCTGCCTTCAGGAatccctgctccaacccctctgcccccaACCACTGTCCCCAGCTACTCCTACCAGGGCCATGGTCTGACACCCATTGCACCATCTGCCCTGACAAACAGTTCCACCAGCTCTCTCAAAAGGAAAGCTTTCTACATGGCAGGGCAAGGAGAAATGGACTCCAGTTATGGAAATTACAGCTATGGCCAACAGAGATCTACACAGAGTCCCATGTATCGAATGCCCGACAACAGCATTTCAAATGCAaacagggggaatggttttgaCAGAAGTGCTGAAACATCATCCTTAGCATTTAAGCCAACAAAGCAACTAATGTCCTCTGAACAGCAAAGGAAATTCAGCAGCCAGTCCAGTAGGGCTCTAACACCCCCATCCTACAGTACTGCTAAAAACTCACTGGGTTCGAGATCAAGTGACTCGTTTGGGAAGTATACCTCCCCAGTAATGAGTGAGCACGGTGatgagcacaggcagctcctccctcaCCCAATGCAAGGCCCGGGACTTCGTGCAGCTACCTCATCCAACCACTCTGTGGACGAGCAACTGAAGAATACTGACACACACCTCATTGACCTTGTTACCAATGAGATTATCAACCAAGGACCTCCCGTGGACTGGAGCGACATCGCTGGCCTAGATCTAGTAAAGGCCGTCATTAAGGAGGAGGTTTTATGGCCAGTATTGAGGTCAGATGCATTCAATGGACTGACTGCTCTACCTCGGAGCATCCTTTTATTTGGACCTCGGGGAACAGGCAAAACGTTAATGAGCAGATGTATAGCTAGTCAGCTGGGGGCCACGTTTTTCAAAATCACTGGCTCTGGCCTTGTCACAAAGTGGttaggggaaggagaaaaaattgTCCATGCCTCCTTCCTTGTGGCAAGGTGTCGCCAACCCTCGGTGATTTTTGTTAGTGACATTGATATGCTCCTTTCCTCTCAAGTGAGCGAAGAACACAGTCCAGTAAGTCGGATGAGAACCGAATTCCTTATGCAGTTAGACACTGTACTGACTTCTGCTGAGGACCAAATAGTAGTAATTTGCGCCACAAGTAAACCGGAAGAAATTGATGAATCTCTTCGAAGGTACTTCATGAAACGACTTTTAATCCCACTTCCTGACAGCACAGCGAGACACCAGATAATAGTACAACTGCTCTCACAGCACAATTACTGTCTCAATGACAAGGAGGTTGCACTGCTTGTCCAGCGCACAGAAGGCTTTTCTGGACTAGATGTGGCTCATTTGTGTCAGGAAGCCGTGGTGGGTCCACTCCACGCCATGCCAGCCACAGACCTTTCAGCCATTATGCCCAGCCAGTTGAGGCCAGTTACATATCAAGACTTTGAAAATGCTTTCTGCAAGATACAGCCTAGCATATCTCAAAAAGAGCTTGATACATACGTTGAATGGAACAAAATGTTTGGTTGCAGTCAGTGATActacttaaaaaagaaaagtaatgaaTGTTGGCACACACAGAACCTGCTACGTAGGGTAGAGAACCCTTTTCAGTAGTGATAAAATTGCAAAGGGTACTGGGAAGACTACAATTTACCTTGGCTCTAAAGAGCCAGGGTAGACTTGAAGGAAAAGTGCATCAAACAAGAGCTGCTGATCTGAAAAAGCCACACATGACAGAAAGCGCATGTTGATGCTCAGTTCTGTTCAAGCTAGACAATACTCACCAAG harbors:
- the FIGN gene encoding fidgetin isoform X1, with the protein product MISSTSVYGLKMQWTPEHAQWPEQHFDITSTTRSPAHKVEAYRGHLQRTYQYAWANDDISALTASNLLKKYAEKYSGILEGPAERPILSNYSEAPSGLVNGRKNESEPWQPSLNSESVYPMNCVPDVITASKAGVSAALPPADVSASIGSSPGVASNLAEPSYSSSTCGSHTVPSLHSGLPSQEYATGYNGSYLHTSYSGQPAPALPSPHPSPLHSSGLLQPPPPPPALVPGYNGTSNLSSYSYPSASYPPQTAVGPGYSPGGAPPPSAYLPSGIPAPTPLPPTTVPSYSYQGHGLTPIAPSALTNSSTSSLKRKAFYMAGQGEMDSSYGNYSYGQQRSTQSPMYRMPDNSISNANRGNGFDRSAETSSLAFKPTKQLMSSEQQRKFSSQSSRALTPPSYSTAKNSLGSRSSDSFGKYTSPVMSEHGDEHRQLLPHPMQGPGLRAATSSNHSVDEQLKNTDTHLIDLVTNEIINQGPPVDWSDIAGLDLVKAVIKEEVLWPVLRSDAFNGLTALPRSILLFGPRGTGKTLMSRCIASQLGATFFKITGSGLVTKWLGEGEKIVHASFLVARCRQPSVIFVSDIDMLLSSQVSEEHSPVSRMRTEFLMQLDTVLTSAEDQIVVICATSKPEEIDESLRRYFMKRLLIPLPDSTARHQIIVQLLSQHNYCLNDKEVALLVQRTEGFSGLDVAHLCQEAVVGPLHAMPATDLSAIMPSQLRPVTYQDFENAFCKIQPSISQKELDTYVEWNKMFGCSQ
- the FIGN gene encoding fidgetin isoform X2 encodes the protein MQWTPEHAQWPEQHFDITSTTRSPAHKVEAYRGHLQRTYQYAWANDDISALTASNLLKKYAEKYSGILEGPAERPILSNYSEAPSGLVNGRKNESEPWQPSLNSESVYPMNCVPDVITASKAGVSAALPPADVSASIGSSPGVASNLAEPSYSSSTCGSHTVPSLHSGLPSQEYATGYNGSYLHTSYSGQPAPALPSPHPSPLHSSGLLQPPPPPPALVPGYNGTSNLSSYSYPSASYPPQTAVGPGYSPGGAPPPSAYLPSGIPAPTPLPPTTVPSYSYQGHGLTPIAPSALTNSSTSSLKRKAFYMAGQGEMDSSYGNYSYGQQRSTQSPMYRMPDNSISNANRGNGFDRSAETSSLAFKPTKQLMSSEQQRKFSSQSSRALTPPSYSTAKNSLGSRSSDSFGKYTSPVMSEHGDEHRQLLPHPMQGPGLRAATSSNHSVDEQLKNTDTHLIDLVTNEIINQGPPVDWSDIAGLDLVKAVIKEEVLWPVLRSDAFNGLTALPRSILLFGPRGTGKTLMSRCIASQLGATFFKITGSGLVTKWLGEGEKIVHASFLVARCRQPSVIFVSDIDMLLSSQVSEEHSPVSRMRTEFLMQLDTVLTSAEDQIVVICATSKPEEIDESLRRYFMKRLLIPLPDSTARHQIIVQLLSQHNYCLNDKEVALLVQRTEGFSGLDVAHLCQEAVVGPLHAMPATDLSAIMPSQLRPVTYQDFENAFCKIQPSISQKELDTYVEWNKMFGCSQ